The nucleotide window CCAAATGCGAGCGGCCGCCTCGATCTTCCGGTCGACGAGTTCGCAGAAGCGTATCAGGCGATATTGCTGCGCCAGATGTGGCAACCGACCGTGCTTGCGCGCCTCGATGGCATTCAAGCCGTCGCGTCGCCGCCCTCGAGCACGATGAGTTTAGCGGATCTCTTCGATTGGACGGACGGAGCCGTTTGGGACGATTTTGGTTCGGCCCGCACCGTGGCTGTGCCTGAAGTGCACCGAGCCCTGCAGCATTACTACGCGGAGATGTTGATCGGCATCATGCTGCATCCGGAGCGCGGCACCCCGTCCGACGCGAGCGCGCTAGCCCGCCATCATCTCAGCATGCTGCAAGATCAATTAAATACCGCGCTGTCGAATGGCGTGGCCGACGAGACGACGCAAGCGAACTTCGAAGACATACGCACCGAGGTAAGTCAAGCACTGCACGCGACCATGCTTTCCGGGCAATGACCGATGCGACGGTTTCTCCTCGGTTGGTTCTGCGCGATGGCGTTCACGCTTGCGAATGCGGGAAGTCCTGCCGCTGCCGCGCAGGTCGAGATAACATATTCGATCGCTGCTCGCGGCGTGTCCGCGCACGCAGTCGCGTCGCTTGCTGCGACAGCCGATCAGGCGTTTGCGGATCCGCGCGGCTGGTCGCTCTGGGGACGCGTGCGCTTCAAGCGCGTGACGAGCGGTGGAAAGTTCACGCTCTGGCTTGCCGCGCCCGATGCGATGACCACCTTTTCAAGCGACTGCAGTCCGAGGTGGAGTTGCACGGTCGGACGCGACGTCGTCATCAACGAACGTCGCTTCGCGGACGGATCTCCATATTGGATCGGGGACCTATCCTTGTATCGCATCATGGTGGTGAACCACGAAACCGGCCATTGGCTTGGTTTCGACCACGCAGCCTGCCCCGCGGCTGGTGCCGCGGGACCCGTCATGATGCAGCAATCAAAAGGGCCGTCCCCCTGTCTTCCCAACCCGTGGCCCCTCGCGACGGAACGCTTGGCCGCGGCGCGCATCCTCGGCGTGACGGGCCTCAACTGAGGCGCGGCGGCGCATGACGGCGTCGTTTCTGCGGGTACGCGATGGTGTCGCCGAAGATCGTCCTTTTATGCTTGCGTTGGATGGCCTCGTTCTGGGAACGCCCAGGTCGACCGCCTGGTACGACGAGCAGCTCCGCGCCGGCCACGCGCTCGTCGCCGAACGCGACGGCGTCCTCGCGGGTTTTGCGATCCATCACCGGCATTTCTTCCAGCGCGATTTCCTCGCGCTGTTGATCGTCGAACCGTGGTGTCGGCGAAGCGGCGTTGCAACGGCGCTGCTGCGGGCGGTGGAAAAGCGCTGTGCCGGCGCGGACCTCTTCACCTCGACGAACGCTTCAAACCAAACGATGCGACAAGCCCTCAAGCGCTGGGGGTTCCGGGCCACCGGTCGCATCGACAACATCGATCCGGGCGATCCGGAACTCGTGTTCGTCAAACCGATCAGGCGCACTTAACTAAATTTTACGTTTTCTTTGAAGTTGCCGGGTACGATTCACGTCGTGAGGCGTGCCCTAGCCCGAATAGGCCATGTCCTGAGTCAGGGGAACGCGTGCAACCGGCGGATCGTCGGACCTTCATTGCGTTCCTCGAATTCTAGGTGCGCGAGCAGTTCCTCACTCAGTTTGAGCAATGCGTCGCGCAATCGTTCGCGCGTTGAACCTTCGTCTTTGATCGACAGTGAGTTCGCGGCGGTCTCCACGCCGTCCAAGAGATGCGAGACTCTCCTGTGGTCGTGTTCGAGCTTATCGACGACAGAGCCGAGGGCGGGATTGCTGCCGCGCAGGACGGGAAATAACGCGACGTCCTCGAGGTTGTGGTGCGAGTGGACGAACCGGCAGTAGCGCAGACAGCCGAGCTTCAGCCGCCACAAGTGCCCGTTCGTCTTTAGGTCGTGAATCTCGGCTTTAAGATCTTCTGCACTCGATCCGGCTGCGGTATCGTCTGCTAGCCGCCTGACGGCGTTCAGATCACGGCGCACCATGCCGTGCACCCAGAGCAGCTCCTCGAAGAGCGCTCGCCCGAGCTCCGTTTCCTCGTTGCTATCGGATGTGGGCACAGAACTGAAGATGGGGCGCGCCCCGCGCGATTCCCTACCGCGCGGCGATGCGTTGGTGCGGTCGCCTCACGCAACCGCTGTGTTTATGGGTTCCGAACCGGCCGGCGCTATTCGCCGCTCTATCATGCAACGGCGAGCTTTTTCAAGGTCGCCTTCGCGCATGTAGTTCGCCGCGGCATCGATCGCCGGTGCGCTCTGACATTCTTCACAGACGATCCAGTGTTCAATCCGGACGGCGGGAGTCCGATCTGCTGAACAG belongs to Candidatus Eremiobacteraceae bacterium and includes:
- a CDS encoding hemerythrin domain-containing protein; its protein translation is MPTSDSNEETELGRALFEELLWVHGMVRRDLNAVRRLADDTAAGSSAEDLKAEIHDLKTNGHLWRLKLGCLRYCRFVHSHHNLEDVALFPVLRGSNPALGSVVDKLEHDHRRVSHLLDGVETAANSLSIKDEGSTRERLRDALLKLSEELLAHLEFEERNEGPTIRRLHAFP
- a CDS encoding DUF3152 domain-containing protein, with the protein product MRRFLLGWFCAMAFTLANAGSPAAAAQVEITYSIAARGVSAHAVASLAATADQAFADPRGWSLWGRVRFKRVTSGGKFTLWLAAPDAMTTFSSDCSPRWSCTVGRDVVINERRFADGSPYWIGDLSLYRIMVVNHETGHWLGFDHAACPAAGAAGPVMMQQSKGPSPCLPNPWPLATERLAAARILGVTGLN
- a CDS encoding GNAT family N-acetyltransferase, whose translation is MTASFLRVRDGVAEDRPFMLALDGLVLGTPRSTAWYDEQLRAGHALVAERDGVLAGFAIHHRHFFQRDFLALLIVEPWCRRSGVATALLRAVEKRCAGADLFTSTNASNQTMRQALKRWGFRATGRIDNIDPGDPELVFVKPIRRT